Proteins co-encoded in one Terriglobia bacterium genomic window:
- a CDS encoding corrinoid protein: MDDIFQQLRQAIIDGMPSMAKVAAQRALADGVEPMLALNTACVPAMDYVGERFGCREMFLPDVLASSEAMKAAVAVLEPEMRKRGDRREVHGRVILGTVRGDIHEIGKGLVGILLGASGFEVHDLGVGVSPEVFAAKARELKADIVGVSALLTTTMNLQRDVVQRFDREGLRPAVKVIVGGAPVSQKWATEIGADGYGKDAMSAVALARNLMKKDRP, translated from the coding sequence GTGGACGATATTTTCCAGCAATTGCGGCAAGCGATTATTGACGGCATGCCTTCTATGGCGAAGGTAGCGGCGCAGAGGGCGCTGGCGGACGGCGTGGAGCCGATGCTGGCGCTCAACACGGCCTGTGTGCCGGCGATGGACTACGTCGGCGAACGTTTTGGCTGCCGGGAGATGTTCCTGCCTGACGTGCTCGCATCTAGTGAGGCGATGAAGGCCGCCGTTGCCGTGCTCGAGCCCGAGATGAGGAAACGGGGCGATCGGCGCGAGGTTCATGGCCGGGTCATTTTGGGCACTGTAAGGGGCGACATCCATGAGATTGGAAAAGGATTGGTCGGCATCCTTCTGGGGGCCAGCGGTTTTGAAGTGCACGACCTTGGCGTTGGCGTTTCGCCAGAGGTATTTGCGGCCAAAGCGCGCGAACTGAAGGCCGATATCGTCGGCGTTTCGGCGCTGCTCACCACGACGATGAATCTGCAGCGCGACGTTGTGCAGCGTTTCGATCGCGAGGGGCTGCGGCCGGCGGTCAAGGTGATCGTCGGTGGCGCACCCGTGTCGCAGAAGTGGGCGACGGAGATCGGAGCTGATGGCTATGGCAAAGACGCGATGAGCGCGGTCGCACTGGCGCGCAACCTGATGAAAAAGGATCGACCGTGA